The sequence TTTTGTGTTCGATTCGCATGAAGGGTTCACCAGAGCGTTTTCCAAACAGTTCGGTATGAGTCCCCGGTACTATAGTAGAAACACGCCACCGCTAAAACTCTTTATGCCCACTCGCATCCGTGATTATTACCTCAAAATGCAACAAGGAGAGGGTATCATGTCTGAGAAGCCAAGTACTTATACCGTTTTTGTCCAGGTGGTTGACCGTCCTGAAAGAAAGCTGATATTGAAACGAGGTGTCAGGGCAACACATTACTTTGAATACTGTGAAGAGGTCGGGTGTGATGAGGTATGGGGTGTTCTTACCGGTATTAAAGATGCGCTGTATGAACCTATCGGAATGTGGCTGCCGGAAAACCTGCGTCGGCCTGATACATCCGTATATGCTCAAGGGGTTGAAATGCCGGCCGACTATGCAGACAAAGTCCCGGAGGGATTTGAGCTGATTGACCTGCCGCCGTGCAAGATGTTGGTCTTTCAGGGCCAACCGTACGATGAGGAGAAGTTTGAGCAGGCGATCGGAAACCTGTGGGAGGTGATGAAAAGCTACGATCCGGAGCTATACGGCTTTGCCTGGGCGGATGAAGACGGTCCAAGGTTCCAACTGGAACCGATGGGATACCGGGGCTATATTGAAGCCAGGCCGGTTAGACAGTTAAACGCAGGATAGTCGGCTAGCGAGAAGTACCCGGTAGATTTGCCGCCGTATCTTGTAAAAGTGAGCGTGTGTCTCTGTGCTATAATTGTGAGCGTCATGGAGAAACTCATTTCCGGCACACGCAGACTTGGTCTTAACCTCAGTGCGGGGCAGCTTGACCAGTTCGAGGTCTACTACCGGGAGCTTATTGACTGGAACACACGGATGAACCTGACCGCGACCACCGACTACGAGGAAGTGCAGGTGCGCGGTTTCCTCGATGCCCTTACCGTGGTGCTCGCCTGGCAACCGCCAACCGAGGAACCATCAACAGGTAAATCACCGGCGGTCATTGATGTGGGCACGGGGGCGGGCATACCGGGAGTGCCGCTCAGAATAGCCTTTCCCGGAATACGGCTGCTACTTCTGGAGGCCACGGCAAAGAAGACGAACTTCCTTCGCCACCTCTGCGGGCAACTGGGGCTGGAGGATGTCGAGGTTATCAACACACGCGCGGAGAAACTGGCCCGCAGCGACCAGTACCGGGAGACGTTCGACCTGGTGCTGTCGCGAGCGGTCGCGCCACTACCGACACTGGTGGAACTGACGCTACCCTTCTGTGCTGTCGGCGGCACCTTCATCTCCCATAAGAAGGGGAACGTCGACTGGGAAATCAAGCGGGCGGAGGCCGCGATAACCGCCCTGGGAGGGAAGCTCCGGGAGGTAAGGGAGGTAGATATGCCCGAGTTCCCCGACCGGCGTCTTCTGGTGGTGGTTGATAAGGTCTCCCCCACTCCGGAGAAGTACCCACGCCGACCGGGAATACCGGCGAAGAGACCGCTTCATTCCTGACGGCCGAGGCAGAGACTCCTTGACAGTCGGTCGACAACCCGCCTAATATAGCCGCAGCGTGGGAGATGAGTTTCATTAGTGGAGGCACTCAGGAGAAACCTTGAAAGTAGACTTCAACAGGTTGGACCGGGCATTCAACCCCCGGTGTGTTGCCGTTATTGGTGACAGCAGGAAGACGAACTTCGAATGGCTCCACAGCGAACTCGACTTCAAGGGGAAGCTGTACTCGGTGCAGGTCAACCCTGAGACTATCGAGGATATCAAGGCCCTGGGAGTGGAGAACCATACCAGCCTCCTCGACATCCCCGAGCCGGTTGACCTGGCCATCGTGGCGGTTTCAAGAAACGCAGCCCTGAACGTACTGGAGGACTGCATTCGCAAGGACGTTGCTGCCGCCCATTTCTTCACGGCGGGCTTCTCCGAGACCCATACCGAAGAAGGAAGAGGGCTGGAGCAGGCACTGGCAGCAAGAGCGGAAGAGGCCAACTTTCACCTCATCGGTCCCAACTGTATGGGGATATTCAACCCGAGACTGGGCATTAAGCAGACCCCGGACCAGTACTGCGGCACCCCCGGACCGGTCGGTTTTATCTCGCAGAGCGGCAGCATGGCCCTGACCTTCAGCCTGGATGCGCATCTCCTCGGACTGGATATCAGCAAGTCGGTCAGTTCCGGCAACGGCATTGCACTTGAGGCCACGGATTTCCTCGAGTACTTCAGCCGGGACCACGAGGTCAAGGTTATCGGCATGTACCTGGAGGGCGTGAAGGACGGCAGAAGGTTTTTCAGTGTTCTCAGGCGGGCGGCTGCCCGTAAACCGGTGGTGGTTTGGAAGGGCGGCCGCACCGAGGACGGGGGGAGGGCGATTGCCTCACATACCGGGGCACTGGCCGTAACCGGAACGGTATGGGACGCCGCGGTGAATCAGTGCGGGGCAGTCCAGGTCACCACAATGGAAGAGATGATTGATACCCTGAAGGCCCTCGTCTACTTTCCACCGGTCCGCGGTGACAGGACGGCCGTTATCGGTGGTTCGGGAGGACAGTCGGTGGCCATCACCGATGCCCTGGTTGATGTCGGGTTGAGAGTCCCCCGCCTCACCCAGGAGTCCTACAGCGAACTGGAGACGTTCTTCAACATCGTTGGCGGGAGCTACCGCAACCCGATAGACACGGCCGGGCCGGTGCGCCGTGACATGCGCCGCGTCTGGGGAATCGTTGCGCAGGACCCGAATATAGACAACCTGATAGGTATCACGGGAACCAAACCCGGTCGGCAAATCAGTCCCCAGCAGGTCCAGGGCAGCCTCGACCTGATGCGCCAGGTCAAAGAATCGACATCGAAGCCGCTGATGGTCT is a genomic window of Dehalococcoidales bacterium containing:
- the rsmG gene encoding 16S rRNA (guanine(527)-N(7))-methyltransferase RsmG; translation: MEKLISGTRRLGLNLSAGQLDQFEVYYRELIDWNTRMNLTATTDYEEVQVRGFLDALTVVLAWQPPTEEPSTGKSPAVIDVGTGAGIPGVPLRIAFPGIRLLLLEATAKKTNFLRHLCGQLGLEDVEVINTRAEKLARSDQYRETFDLVLSRAVAPLPTLVELTLPFCAVGGTFISHKKGNVDWEIKRAEAAITALGGKLREVREVDMPEFPDRRLLVVVDKVSPTPEKYPRRPGIPAKRPLHS
- a CDS encoding CoA-binding protein, whose protein sequence is MKVDFNRLDRAFNPRCVAVIGDSRKTNFEWLHSELDFKGKLYSVQVNPETIEDIKALGVENHTSLLDIPEPVDLAIVAVSRNAALNVLEDCIRKDVAAAHFFTAGFSETHTEEGRGLEQALAARAEEANFHLIGPNCMGIFNPRLGIKQTPDQYCGTPGPVGFISQSGSMALTFSLDAHLLGLDISKSVSSGNGIALEATDFLEYFSRDHEVKVIGMYLEGVKDGRRFFSVLRRAAARKPVVVWKGGRTEDGGRAIASHTGALAVTGTVWDAAVNQCGAVQVTTMEEMIDTLKALVYFPPVRGDRTAVIGGSGGQSVAITDALVDVGLRVPRLTQESYSELETFFNIVGGSYRNPIDTAGPVRRDMRRVWGIVAQDPNIDNLIGITGTKPGRQISPQQVQGSLDLMRQVKESTSKPLMVFVFLYTADAAREVRDIVLQFQEIGIPAFPTIERGARALRNTLEYYRRHPETGTRDS